In Crinalium epipsammum PCC 9333, the genomic window GTTGTAGCGATCGCTACTTGTTTTCCTAAAAGTTGTAGCGATCGCTACCTGCTTTTAAATAATTTGTTGCAGGTATTCTTGCTCAGTCATAAGTTCTTGGGTATTTTCTACCCGATCTATAAATAAGATGCCATCAAGGTGATCGTATTCGTGTTGAAAAATCCGAGCAACAAAATCTGTTAATTCTTGACGATGTAACTTACCATCACGGCTGGTGTATTCGACTTCAATAGTTTGATATCTGGGAACTAAACCGCGAATACCTGGAATACTTAAACAACCTTCCCAGCCTTTGACTACATCTGATGAATGACTAATGATTT contains:
- the def gene encoding peptide deformylase; translation: MTEILEISQLGNSILRQQAQPIENIHDEHIQKLIDDLIATAIASNGVGIAAPQTAQSYRLFIVASRPNPRYPSAPKMEPTAMINPKIISHSSDVVKGWEGCLSIPGIRGLVPRYQTIEVEYTSRDGKLHRQELTDFVARIFQHEYDHLDGILFIDRVENTQELMTEQEYLQQII